The genomic window TTCGCCTATGAAATTGGCGACAGCAAAAAGGTTACGAACCCGGGGCGTTGGTGATGAATAGAACGCGGTCTGATTCCATTCTACTCCAGGCAGGTGGCTGAGGTTACCGCGCAATTCAGCAGATGTCATCAAGGGCCACTTTCCGGGGGAAGCGATCCACTGGCAGCAGAAACGTCACATGACTCAGTCATCCTGTGGCAGCGCCCTCTGAAGCAGTTAACCGAATGCGGAAGCATGCGCTGACCTTTCGACTGTCCCGCAGGCTTTGCTGCCCTTGAACGGCTTCAATTCGCTTCTTGGACGCTTCCGAGTTGCTATCGCGTCGGTGGTGAAGCATGTGCCAATATGGGGCCacttcgcctgcgcgaccggcgcgcaAGACGCTACTCGGTACAGTCCTGAAAGTAGCTATTCTCCTGAGGATGCTATCCGTACGATGCCGCTCAAATAGTGGGCAACAAGGGTGCGAGCTATTCTCCTGTGCTCCAGTTTCTGTGACTAGCTGCCAAGCCGACCGGCAAGACTGAAGGAGACCCGTCGGCTTTATGCCTCCAGTGGAGTTACGATGCATGCGACCCCTAATAGAAGTATAGCGCCGTTCGAGGCAGTTTCCACCCACGGCATAACTATCAAAACCGACGATAAATATCCCACGCATGAGGCGTGCGAGTGCTCGTGCATCTCCTTTTCCTTGTGCTACTGCGTGTACCCACCTCGTGCAGATCAAAACTGCGAAAGGCTCTAGCTGATCACGGAGAGAGCGTCGTTATCGTTCCCGGCGGGATCGCGGAAATGTATTCTATCAGCCCTAACAAGGTGAGACCAGGTTTTTTTGCAACCACTCGTTGTTCCGTTACaaggccgctgcggcagatAGTTCCCTTTCACGCGGGCTAGGTAGTCCATAAATCCGCATGCTCCGACGTGTATTTTCGCAGCCCTCGCATGAATACAACATACACGAGGAACGAGTTTCAGTCGGTTCGACGACACTCTGGGAGTATCATATCGGCGATAAGGGAGAGCCGTTGGAAAAAAAAGAGGTTCCCTCTGGCGCCTAGCCCCTTTCGTACACATTCAGAACGAGTTTCCGTATTAAGAATCCCTTTGCCGGAAAGAacatctctctctcgcaaCTGGTGAAGCGCTGGTACTGGTGAAGTGCTGCTATCTATAAAAATAATATCGAACAAGGCAGCCAGTAACAGGGATCGGACCGCCTGCACTTTGTTCGTTCTTGAATCAGGAGTGCCTGCACCTGATAGAGAGGAAAGGTCTCCTGAAGCTCGCTCTCGAGACGGGTGCGGAGATCGTCCCCATCTACTGCTTTGGCAACACTGAGACGTTCAGGCTTGCGAGGGGAAGCAGCATGCTACAGCCTCTCGGAAGGTATGTCATCAACCTGCTCGAAGAAGTGGCAAATCCTAAAGTCAGGTTGGCTGACGATTTGTCTTGTCACCATTTACAAAAACGTGCATGGGTTGCCCTCTATGCGAAGGGACTGCAGACACGCTGAACCTTACCTTTGTGCTGCCCCCTGCTTCAggctcttccgcgccgcgttGCTAGTGTTTTATGGAAGATTCGGGTTGCCGATATCCTTTGAGGTTCCTTTGCTCTACGTATTTGGGAAGGCACTACGGCTGCCAAAAATTCGGCATCCTTCTTCACAGGTACTTTACTTCCGGCGCCCAACGCTGGGATGAATGTGGGATAGCGGTTACCGTCTTCCTCACAACACGGATGTCGTGTGTGGCGAATACGGTACGTAGTGTCCACACAGAGAATGCAGTTGCAGagagcttcttcttctctgcttttcgGGAAAATCGTTTACAAAAGGATGCGAAGTATTGGATGGCTGGTGCTACACAGTGGCTCTCATGTGGCGAGCGTCCCTTTTTCCTTCGTCCTTTCGTTTGCAGGACATCGACGCAGCGCAAAAGCAATTTCTCGCAGAGGTACACAGAATTTTTCACACGTATAAAGGGCTGTATGGCTGGCAGCATAAAACGCTCGAGATAGTgtgaagaagacgcgacagacgcctGTCGCTTCGGGTCTCCCAACGCCACAATCGCTTCCGCCTTGGCACTGACGGCGATGCATGCCCAGCGACCTCTTAATACTCCACCTCACTCTGTCCTCTTTTTTCGGGATTGCGGCGAAGGAGTTTGGCTAGGCTCTGTTGTCCGTGCTACCGGCAAGCGTGCGACAATCTATGAAACGGTCGCTGTCTTGAGCAACCTTGCAGCAAACTTGAACACGTTGCTCTAAGCATAACAAAGCGTTCCGATACGCTGCCGTATTGAAACAGCAACACATGAAGGCGCCCTGTCTGAACCAGCTTACAGTATCGCTGATTTTTGTAATCGGCTGTGGCGTGCCGGAGCCGGGTCTATGACCTTCACCAAGAAGGTGGAGCTGGCTATACTACAGGTCTTGCCATTTAGGCATGCCGCCGTCACGTGGGGAGAGTACGGATGGTAGCGCCACAGTGGCCGAAAGGACCTGTATCTTCAGCGGAGCCAAGTGCGAGAATGTCATGCAGTCTCCACCACGTGTCTCGGTGTCGGCTGGGGAAACCAACAAAACAATAACCCGGAGGAGCCGGTGCTGACTAAGCGCAGAGGATCCGTAGGACAGGGTAACCGATGGGGCGCTATTCCGGCGCCTGCCGTGCATGTCAACAAAAAAGATCTGTACGTTATTTTGTGGTGCAGCATGTCATTTTTGATAGCTTTTGCTTTCGGAGAGCCGCCAAGCTACGGCAGTTGGCCGCTTCCCCCCTCTAGGTCCTTGCGCACTGTCGCAAGGCATTGATAATGCCCCGCAACTCATATaaagctgcagaagcgcagCCGTGACTATTGTCACTAAACGAGCACCTTTCTGGAAAGGAAGGCAAAAAACGGAGCAGCATGAACCATAGTAGCTATATCTCTGGGCACAATGCAGCATACGAGCGAGCCTGGCGGGCTCCTCCCGGGCGGGGTGCTCAATGTGAGGCGCTATGGCGCCCTCCTGCACACAAAAGGAGTTGCCAAAGTCAGTGCTCATCATCTGTTCGGCAGTCCTATATGATTACGATAAACAAAATACGCAGATATTTTGGGCCGGCTACCTCCCGTCCCAGAGCGACCATTAGGAGGCCGCACACTAGTGTGGACACTCAACGAGGTGAGTGACGGCAGCTGGTGCGGAGACCACAGCAATCCCACTATGCCTCTCTCGTACAAGCCAGTGAACTGTGATTTAATCGCGGTACACGGATGCAAAACATCACACTCCAGAATTGTTGGGCTCAAGCATCTCCGTTGCTTTTATCGTCGCTGGGCATTAGGGGGGACGAGGAGTGGCGAGCTAGACAGCGCACCGTCTGTGTTGGTCACCGCCcacagcgcgccgccctaGCATTGGCACTTGAGAGAAGCATATGGTTGTCACGATGGATAAAATAGCGAATACATGGCGATTCCATCTCTGAGCGAAGTTGCGCATAGTCACAGGAGGCGATACCCTGTCGATCCTTCGAATGTTCAATGAACGGCGACATATACCTCCAGGCGTCAACCGCAGGCCTCATGGCTGCCTACCACGCCGGCGAACCGGCTAGGCAAGACAAGGCCTGATACTTACGCTCAGCTGCTTGTGGCGGGTTCCACGACTGCTGGCTGGGAACCCAATGTCTTCAAGGGATCTGTCCAGAGTATCTCCTGATTCTCTTCGAAAATCGTGTAAGGTAGCATTCTGTTGAGGCCAATACGCACGCCGTTCAGCCAGCTCaatttgttttttttttttttgagTGCCCGGCAACGCCGGCGGCCAGTCAAAGACAGCGCAAAATGGCACGGTGAATTACGACCGAATCGCCCGTGTCCTTCCTCCCTTTTTCACCGTTTTCATTAGCTGCATTATATCTTCCATCCCGCGGTGAAAGAATCACCTGACCACGCCACAGGCGCCTTGGCACGCGTCTCGGCCCGGCGGCCGTATGCGTCACTGTTACCCCGTCGGACAGCCGCTTTGTCAGCCGAAGCCATGTATAGGACAAGCCTCGATTTATCAGGGCGGTGTGTTCCCTCTCATGTGGTCTCTTTTGGCTGTTTATGCGTTTCAATCTTGTCGACACATCGCAGATACTTCTGATGAGATCGTCTTGAGATGGGCAGCCGAAGAACGGGTTCAGTCGGCGTTCGTTTTAGTCTCGCCACTCGCAACGCACTGCGCCAGCCCCCAACACACGGCTTTTGAAAAGGCAAAACTTCGTAATCATCGTCTAGTCAAAGAATCATTTTTATGCGGTTTGCACCTTAGAGTCTGGTGGTTGCTCTAGGTTCTATCGCTCAAATGACATTTTTCTTGCGGCGCCCTGTGCCTTTCCCTGCTGGGTTTTTCTTGAGCGGCGTGTGCCGTGATGACAGACGGAGACTCTCCTCCCCTCACTGAGGGAGGACGAGGGCAGCAGACTACTCCCCTTGGATCCAGTTCAGGTGGGCCGTGCCCTAGCGTGAGATACCGAACGAGAGGAAGGCTTCTTACAGACGGGGATGAGAACCGCCGTGAATCATTCTGCTCTCTATCATCTGTGGACTCGTTCGCCCCGAATGCGACCCCACCCCATATCCCTCACTCGCCAGGCAAACATGAAGAGATTCGTTTTCTTTCGACTTCTCCTCGGGGCCTTCCGGCCGAGTCAGGTCTGGGTCGACTCACTGAAAGCCACGTAGACCGTCCGCCAGGAGGGTGTGCGTCGGAAGCCACAACTTCGGCTGCGTCTGAGACGTCTTCACAGGCGCCACAGGAGTTCCCGCCCCATTCTGATGCGCTTGGAGGCTTTCAGCAATCTGACCATGGTTCAACCTGTGATACGGTGGAAGTATTTGGTCACGCTTATATAGCTGGGTTCCTGTCCAGCGATGAGCAGCTCTCTGACGACGCCCTCAGTAGCGATGATGAGCGTGCACCCTCGATGGACTTGGTCAGAGCTCTGAGTGCGGGTAGCCCGGTCGCAGGCCTCCCCTTGCCGCTGAGCTCcaccgacggcgccgcccggaAGCCGCTCAGTTCTCCGTCCAGACTGGCCACGGCCACGCGGAGGACCCCTCAGAGCTCCATGGAGGGATTCTCCGCCATGAAGAAAGAGACTCCTCTCCGCCACCCAGCTTCACCTCCAACGGTGGCGTCCCGGCTGCTTCCCTCGCGGCGTTGCCAAtggctccgcgcgctcccTGTTGTCTTTCTCATGGTGTTGATTGCCTATATTTTGGCAGTCTTTGTGATGGTGAGCTCGCTGCTTGTCCTTGCATCTGTCTGTTTAGGGCCCCCAGGCTGCGCCTGTCTTGAGCGTCGCAGCCGACCAACATTTGCCCCGGGTTCATGGGCCGGCACTGCCACGAGACAAAAAATGGCCAGAGCAAGGACGCCACGCGACCACCAAAACTAATTCTCGCGACACTCGGACATTCACCGATGCCGCATCATCAAAGCTGAGTTGTCAGGCTGTATGTGTTACTCTTGCTTGCAGTATCACGCTGTCCCCCTGTTGCAACTGAATCTTCCTCAGTCGATGAAGCTTGCTTCGGCCTACAACCGGTAAGCACCTGCCTATGTTCTAGCATTTGAAATCACTGTAATCGCGCCTACAACTTCGGGGCTGAATGCTAGACTTATACTGTGCATGCTccagctgccgcgtctgAGCTCAACGACGGCATTTGTTCAGGAACCTCCAAACAGATTACCAGTCGCGTCTTCTCTACGGGGACGCTTTCCGGGTTTACCAAGTATGTAGGGCATGAACTGTTCTCTGACTCGTCGTTTGCAGAACGATGGCCAACCTGTCCCGTTTCTCCGGTGTTCCGCTCGGGGGCCTTGAGCTGACCACTATATGATCGGCTGAAGCGCTTGACTCATTCGCAGCTCTTTACACCAGTCTTAAGTTTGGCTGTGCGTCTGCCTATCAGCGGTCTCTTCGAACTTGTCAGCGTCGGCATTCTGACGATGCTCTTCCTCATCTCCTACTGGCTAGCAGTAATAACCCCGCCAGGCAGCATTCCAGACACACAGGAGTGGTCGTACACCGGGTCAGATGCTTCTGATATTGAAGGACTTCCTTCTGCCGTGGTACGCATTCATGGGGGGCGCCTCAAGACGGTATATACGTGGCTCTcacgacggccgcgagacAGGGCATATTGTAAAGGGGTTCCCCGTGCAACCGCGTTCCAACAGCCAGCTGTGTTTTCCGCACCTTGACGTCTCAACCAAGCCCTTCATAGTGAGGCGTCATTCTTGTGAGCAACACCGGAGACGTCGCAGTGCATGCTTCCACTGAAAGGCCGCTTTAATATCGGCGAATAGGTGCGTCCCAAGCTGCATGAAAACAAGGTGAGGTAAGTGAGGGGGAATCCGTGCGTTGCTGCTTGATCGACAGTTTCCTGGCGCATCTTCTTGTTTACAGGAAACAAAgaagacaggcgcgcgccgccactgCAAGTGGTGCCGTCGCTTGAAGCCAGATCGAGCCCATCATTGTCGGGTTTGCCGTCAGTGCGTGCTCAAGATGGATCACCACTGTCCGTGGATCTATAATTGCGTTGGCTGGAGGAACCACAAGTATTTCATGCTCTCGCTAATATACGGATCCCTTGACTCCCTCCTCATTGCGATCTGCATGTTCGAAACCGTCAAAAGCGCTGTGGCATCCGAAAAGGTTAGTGGAAAGCTGTACCATACCTCAGAATCTGTTCGCCCACCGTCGCAGCCGTAAACGCATTCAACCAGCGCTAAATCGTAAACCCTACACTGCATCACGTTtccgcagcgcagccgcagcctttTGTTTCGAGCCCAAGGGAGGTCTACGCGCAAACCCCCCGCCGCTAGATACAGCAGAACATGAGGCAAGTGAGGGACGGAGTGATGGAGAGAGTAGCCGAACGCGTCAGACACTTACAAAGACTGTGAGGCAGAGATAGAACGGGTTtgcgagctgcagcagtgTCAAAGGGCCCCACCTGGTCACTGGCGTTCGACGCAGAGTGACTCCCTTCATATCGAAGACATTTTCCACTGGCTGAGACGTCTGTTCGCGGAAATGCTGTGGGTCTGTGTCGCAATTCATCAGACAGAGTTCGAGAAGATGTTCATGGTCTTGTTTGCCGAGACGCTCGATatctttctctgcgttctTATTACTGggtttttcctttttcacATTCAGTAAGTTCAAACCGAAACGGCTGACATGCCCAGCTTTGTTGATTTCGACTAGTCTAccttgcgcggcgcggcgcctacAGTACCGTAGGGTCACCCCAGGCGACTGACCTCTGATGGCAAGGAGCTCTTGGCATCTTCGACGGGTTCCGTGGGAATTTGCGCAACTTTGTCGGGTGCGAGTCCAACTACATCCTCTTGCGTGGCTACGCCAGGGGCGGCAGAGGGGGCAGCACACGAAGCATGGCCTCCGGTGATGTCACTGTCAAACATGAAGTGTCAAAGTCACCCAACTCAGAGTGTCTGCGCGCACGAAGCGACTCTTTGCTGCCGCACATGGCTTCCTGGCATCACCAGCTTGTAACTCCTTGGGTCGGTCGCTATATGCGGCGGGTTGGATTATGGCCTCATGTCTTTTCGCCTGCAGCCTTGTTCGAAACGGCATGACAACGATCGAATTCTGTGAGAAGCAGTTCAAACGCCCGCGCGTCCCTGATCAAGGAGTAAGTGCTAGAGGCCCGATGTAGCGTTCCGGTGAAGTGTCAAATGGCTTGTGCTTCGCAGCGCATATCAACTGGGATGTGAAGTTTGGCTCTTTGCTTGGATTTGTCTTCAGAGTTTGTGGAATAAGGGATGCTGGAAAAACTTCACGGACGCCTTCGGAACGAATCCGTTGGTTTGGTTCTTGCCAATAGGTAAGCGCCGCGTACTCATGTCGTGCGATGAGGGCGCGGGTCAGGCGGCGGCATAGGTTGTTGAGCAAGATTGCAGGCTTGAGGCAGAGGACACGGTATATGAGATACGGGTTTCACCTTTCCGACCTCGTGGAATCTCCAGCGAACCCGCATACACCCTCACGAGTCCCCCAGTCGTCGTTTTCACCTCGGCAGATGAAGCACTCTCACGCAGCTACACCATGGCAGCCCCGCTTCTCCGATGGCTGGCAGCTCTTCAGTTCGACATGCGCTGACATCGCTTGGGGTTTAAGGTTTAGGGTAGCCGCGCGAATCCGTTTCCACAAATCTTGACAAAGCAGTTGTCGGCTGGAGACAGCACTGTCTGCTCACCATTCGACCTGCTTTGTGGTTTTTTTGCAGACAATCGACCGGGGGACGGCGTCCACTTCATCACCGAGGACACGCGGTTGCTTTACACCCCTGGAATGTCCCGTACGCGGGCATTCGAGCCGATCATCGAATCAACCTCGGACTGAGGCGTGTCGGGGTGGAAGTGTCGTCACAGAATAATCGGTTTTGAAGGTTCCGCAGGATGTGCAGGCTCGGTCGTGGAATGCGGAATTGGATGCCTACGATAGGTAGCTGTGCATTTTCCAGGCCTCGTGAGCCGGGCGTTGGCTTTGAGAGCGCCGAACAGATCAGTTCATCTGTCCTCCAGCAGGTCCTCTGGAGAGTCAGATGGGGCAGTGTGGAGGGAGTTCACTTCCTGGCGCGTCTTTGGCGGAGGTGATTAGGGCGTGCCTCCATGAGAAGCGACAGGCGCTTCCTCAAAGTGTTCTAATGCCAGACGCCTGTCATGGGAGCATGCGTGGTGGCAAGCCGCGGACAGGCGGCTTTGAACGGGAGCCGAAACGAACCATGGTACTGTCACTGAACGGGACGCGTATGTGGTGCTAGCCTCCCAACGCTGTCGCCTAGTAATGTAAGCAGCCACATTCTTTGTTGATTGGCAGCCGTCCCTACCAACAGGCTCGATCTTTACTATCTCGTTTCCCTGTTAAACACCAGGTTGTTTCATCAACGCGGTTTTGGGGGACGGATAGCTGCGGTAACCTTGTCGATTTGAGGTCTCGCGTTTCTGCTATGACGTGGTGCATGCACCACTTCCTGAGCTTTTATTCAGTTTCAGAGACTTGATTCTGATAA from Besnoitia besnoiti strain Bb-Ger1 chromosome XIII, whole genome shotgun sequence includes these protein-coding regions:
- a CDS encoding mono- or diacylglycerol acyltransferase (encoded by transcript BESB_030230), translating into MHLAQLRALLPLNGFNSLLGRFRVAIASVVKHVPIWGHFACATGAQDATRSKLRKALADHGESVVIVPGGIAEMYSISPNKECLHLIERKGLLKLALETGAEIVPIYCFGNTETFRLARGSSMLQPLGRLFRAALLVFYGRFGLPISFEVPLLYVFGKALRLPKIRHPSSQDIDAAQKQFLAEVHRIFHTYKGLYGWQHKTLEIV
- a CDS encoding cell cycle regulator with zn-finger domain-containing protein (encoded by transcript BESB_030240), producing MRPHPISLTRQANMKRFVFFRLLLGAFRPSQAPQEFPPHSDALGGFQQSDHGSTCDTVEVFGHAYIAGFLSSDEQLSDDALSSDDERAPSMDLVRALSAGSPVAGLPLPLSSTDGAARKPLSSPSRLATATRRTPQSSMEGFSAMKKETPLRHPASPPTVASRLLPSRRCQWLRALPVVFLMVLIAYILAVFVMYHAVPLLQLNLPQSMKLASAYNRGLFELVSVGILTMLFLISYWLAVITPPGSIPDTQEWSYTGSDASDIEGLPSAVETKKTGARRHCKWCRRLKPDRAHHCRVCRQCVLKMDHHCPWIYNCVGWRNHKYFMLSLIYGSLDSLLIAICMFETVKSAVASEKTEFEKMFMVLFAETLDIFLCVLITGFFLFHIHLVRNGMTTIEFCEKQFKRPRVPDQGSLWNKGCWKNFTDAFGTNPLVWFLPIDNRPGDGVHFITEDTRLLYTPGMSRTRAFEPIIESTSD